A window from Theobroma cacao cultivar B97-61/B2 chromosome 3, Criollo_cocoa_genome_V2, whole genome shotgun sequence encodes these proteins:
- the LOC18605914 gene encoding WAT1-related protein At5g07050 isoform X1 yields MKNCGFIVAMVVVQFAYGGSNILIKIALERGLNQFVLIVYRHIIAMLLLAPPAYVLERKERPSLSVSVFGKIFLLSSLGTTIHLNVYYAGLAYTSPTVATALGNVIPSLTFVMAVLLRMEKVKIKSAKGGAKVLGTVICIGGSLVFTFWRGGFQSKGFVDRPLINIHSTNASHGEFRHENESWIKGSALFLVSYIAWSGWLILQATASKVYPAQLSLNVLICFIASLQSSVLALFFARNPLLWKLQWNVQLLTIIYSGVVLSALVYYLQTWCISNKGPVFAAMFTPLLLVFVALFSAIVFAERLHLGSLVGAFLIILGLYLVLWAKRRDSFVSGNTKDGDDFPDDKKLVISTINCTLASDKSVKVEAIN; encoded by the exons ATGAAAAACTGTGGTTTTATCGTGGCAATGGTCGTAGTTCAATTTGCTTATGGTGGATCTAATATTCTCATTAAAATCGCCCTTGAGAGAGGCCTCAATCAGTTTGTCTTAATCGTTTACCGGCACATAATTGCCATGCTTTTGCTAGCCCCCCCTGCTTATGTACTTGAAAG GAAGGAGCGCCCTTCGCTTTCGGTGTCAGTGTTcggaaaaatatttttgctgTCATCCTTAGGGACTACTATTCATCTTAATGTTTACTACGCTGGTTTAGCTTACACTTCTCCGACTGTAGCAACTGCCTTGGGCAACGTTATCCCAAGTTTGACGTTTGTCATGGCAGTTTTGCTCAG GATGGAGAAGGTGAAGATTAAAAGTGCCAAAGGGGGAGCAAAGGTATTGGGTACCGTTATTTGCATTGGTGGTTCACTTGTTTTTACCTTCTGGAGAGGAGGGTTCCAATCGAAAGGCTTTGTAGACAGGCCCTTGATAAACATCCACAGCACAAATGCTTCTCATGGTGAGTTTAGGCATGAAAACGAAAGCTGGATCAAAGGTTCTGCTCTTTTTCTTGTCAGTTACATTGCATGGAGTGGATGGCTAATTCTCCAG GCTACAGCATCCAAAGTCTATCCAGCTCAATTATCACTGaatgttttaatttgcttCATCGCATCCTTGCAATCTTCTGTTCTTGCCCTGTTCTTCGCTAGAAATCCTCTCTTGTGGAAGCTGCAGTGGAATGTGCAGCTTTTAACCATCATTTACTCT GGAGTTGTGCTCTCGGCATTAGTCTACTATCTACAAACATGGTGTATCAGTAACAAAGGACCAGTTTTCGCAGCAATGTTCACTCCACTGCTCCTTGTCTTTGTAGCTCTATTCTCTGCAATTGTTTTTGCAGAGCGTCTTCACTTAGGCAG CTTGGTGGGAGCATTTCTCATCATCTTGGGACTTTACCTTGTACTTTGGGCCAAAAGGAGAGACAGTTTTGTCTCTGGAAATACAAAGGATGGAGATGACTTCCCTGATGATAAAAAGCTAGTGATTTCAACGATCAATTGCACCTTAGCCAGTGATAAATCTGTCAAAGTTGAGGCGATAAACTGA
- the LOC18605914 gene encoding WAT1-related protein At5g07050 isoform X2: MKNCGFIVAMVVVQFAYGGSNILIKIALERGLNQFVLIVYRHIIAMLLLAPPAYVLERKERPSLSVSVFGKIFLLSSLGTTIHLNVYYAGLAYTSPTVATALGNVIPSLTFVMAVLLRMEKVKIKSAKGGAKVLGTVICIGGSLVFTFWRGGFQSKGFVDRPLINIHSTNASHGEFRHENESWIKGSALFLVSYIAWSGWLILQATASKVYPAQLSLNVLICFIASLQSSVLALFFARNPLLWKLQWNVQLLTIIYSGVVLSALVYYLQTWCISNKGPVFAAMFTPLLLVFVALFSAIVFAERLHLGRQFTAISYFLTSVKKISPTK; this comes from the exons ATGAAAAACTGTGGTTTTATCGTGGCAATGGTCGTAGTTCAATTTGCTTATGGTGGATCTAATATTCTCATTAAAATCGCCCTTGAGAGAGGCCTCAATCAGTTTGTCTTAATCGTTTACCGGCACATAATTGCCATGCTTTTGCTAGCCCCCCCTGCTTATGTACTTGAAAG GAAGGAGCGCCCTTCGCTTTCGGTGTCAGTGTTcggaaaaatatttttgctgTCATCCTTAGGGACTACTATTCATCTTAATGTTTACTACGCTGGTTTAGCTTACACTTCTCCGACTGTAGCAACTGCCTTGGGCAACGTTATCCCAAGTTTGACGTTTGTCATGGCAGTTTTGCTCAG GATGGAGAAGGTGAAGATTAAAAGTGCCAAAGGGGGAGCAAAGGTATTGGGTACCGTTATTTGCATTGGTGGTTCACTTGTTTTTACCTTCTGGAGAGGAGGGTTCCAATCGAAAGGCTTTGTAGACAGGCCCTTGATAAACATCCACAGCACAAATGCTTCTCATGGTGAGTTTAGGCATGAAAACGAAAGCTGGATCAAAGGTTCTGCTCTTTTTCTTGTCAGTTACATTGCATGGAGTGGATGGCTAATTCTCCAG GCTACAGCATCCAAAGTCTATCCAGCTCAATTATCACTGaatgttttaatttgcttCATCGCATCCTTGCAATCTTCTGTTCTTGCCCTGTTCTTCGCTAGAAATCCTCTCTTGTGGAAGCTGCAGTGGAATGTGCAGCTTTTAACCATCATTTACTCT GGAGTTGTGCTCTCGGCATTAGTCTACTATCTACAAACATGGTGTATCAGTAACAAAGGACCAGTTTTCGCAGCAATGTTCACTCCACTGCTCCTTGTCTTTGTAGCTCTATTCTCTGCAATTGTTTTTGCAGAGCGTCTTCACTTAGGCAG GCAGTTCACTGCAATTTCGTACTTTCTTACTTCTGTTAAAAAGATATCTCCAACTAAATGA